The Zerene cesonia ecotype Mississippi chromosome 11, Zerene_cesonia_1.1, whole genome shotgun sequence sequence tcattcaaaacCATGTTCACAATGATCCTAGTAGTACACCTTcatcacaattttaaattttaatgttgctCGCTACCCACATTTTAAAATCACCTCGAAAATTCTTATCACGGATTAGAATCATTTTTAAGCATTTCCTTACGTAATTTTCAAACTGGATTAAAATTTTGACAGTATATGcctactatttttaaaatacagtatTGTATCTACATAttggaaataaaaagtaacagaTATGATTTGTCACCATACAAAATTAGGTCTACCCTACCTCTTTAGcactttaacaaaatatagactgtatcaatattttttccttaaCGGTTAAATCTTTATGAGATTACAAAAAGCTAagcgttaaaaaatatatcatcgGCGGTATTGCCATCCAATAGGAACTTTCACGTTGTTTCAGTTTTTCCACCCTTTTGTCATATATTATTGgctttacttaattaaaaaaaaaaaataacaatattctaATTCAAATGGTTGCTAATACTGGTCTCTAATAAAGCTACTCCTAAACAATTAtgcaaagaaattaaataaaaacattaacaacaGTAACAAGTGAAATGGAATATTTGACACACTGTTGACTTTTGGCACGGTTTTGGCACTACTTTCattgaattgtaaaatttagGCCTGCAGGTTATTGCAAGAGGAACATTTTGTCTATGTTCATTTAAGAATTCTTATGTCATGAGTGCATCACAGTTGTTCTGCGGGAGTACCCACGGCGCGCTGGCCCGTTACCCTGAGATTCACATTCCTTACGAACTCTAGCAATTATGTCAGCTACTAATTTTTCTTCTCTGATTCTTTTTTCTTCCCATTCACTTGCAGTTCGTACAGAATTATCACCTGGAAATAACCCAATCATAAAATAGTTAAGCAATCAAATGATAGATTTATGATGGAATCAGTAAAACAAGTTACCTTTAGTTTGAcatctgtatgtttttttattttctgtattcTTATTTGTCGTCAATTTAGTTGAATGTGTAGCAGTTTGATAATTTGGTACACTCGTCTTTGGTATTGACATTTCAGGATCTGTCTCGTCTTTAATGTCTGGAGAAGGTTCTGCGATTGTCGTTCTACTTGGAATACTTTCAACTTTCGTATTAGTTGCAACTGAGCTAGGATCAGATATGACATCGCTGTGTCTACTCGCTATATGTCCGATATAACCTGAAATATTTACagtgcatttttataattttctaactGTTTCCGCGATCGgcctttaaatattaataccaACCTTtcctacttttaaaatatacacggCATTGTTCACACTGGAACAACGGCGATGGATTTAAAGCATTAACCGaatgaattttgtatttgtgtctatACCAATGTGTTCGGCTTTGCAACACCTCGCCACAGAGCTTACAGACGACTTTCCCATCGCTCCTTATCATATACTCTAGCAGGTCACTCCTCACTGTAGGAGTGCTATTCGCAACGTCTTCGTTGCTCTCTCCAAATTCAGTTTTATCACATTCATTACTAATTTGCTCTGATAGGAAATGTACACCAGTTTCATGGTTCTCACTGTCCATAATTTCCATTTCATGTGAGTGGTGTTCGTTATATTCTTGTCCATAATTTGTAGAGTAATTGTGGTCTGTGTTTGTGGATAGGACCTCCAATGTTATTACTGGGAAATTACTGTCCACGTCATCGTAATACGTTGTTTGATATGCTGAAATCggtaatattttagttaaattaagaattcaTATAAATGCTTACTAACAGATCTCGTTTAATCAttgtttacatatttcaatttatataataggaaTACATCAAGCGTTACTCAACGCGAGGTacgtaaaaaagaaaacaaaataaatctaattttttatttattcattatttgaaGTGTAcatatttcgcatttatttacttattgcgATGGTAAGATTCTTTTTCTTATAACtactttaattttgttacatacaatattttaacatttaaagaatttagTGTTAAAGCTTTGCtatttgcaataatatttatatttatatctataaaactatGTAATTCAGTTAAACTGTGGTAGTATGTGTTAATAACattgataaaaagtatatcaTCTATCGTAAATGTTAACTTACATAATACTTTAAGAATAgtcatatatgtatgtacttaaCTCCTTCCCAATAATAATGTGTTATCGACAGTTCCCATACCAAGTccgttaaataataaacaaacaaaaacatagtAGTCATTAAAAGAAGTTTTATCtaacaaaactataaaaaagatatataatactacaatAAAGACGTTTAAGAAAACTGTTGATAAATATCCATCTGTTCTTCAATTAAATACCCttttaatagaatatagaattaattaacacttgcaaattatattgcactagatctattattattagataaagATAGACTTTATAAAACTCCTCAATAGGTAGATAATTGAAAGAACTTTTAAAGGTCCACACTTTAATTCTCatatacctaaatattttttatttcgactATACTAGtcgtaaaaattaacaatttacacaaattcaaatatcgaAGATACTAGAACtcgatttttaaatgtggGAAATTTTTATTCGATAATTTGTTGGTAAGCAATGAATGATTCTCGAAAAATAAGTTGGtacgaaaattattttcgttaATGTAGCTATATTAAATGCaacaatatttgattatactttgaaatttaaaaaatataacattttattgagcTGTTTATGTCATACCAACGAGAAAACGAAAGTGTGAAccaattaagtataaaaattcaattgcagtaaattaaaaaaagaatgagaaatatttttacgattaTACGTAGATAATACTCATTGAAAACGATTTATAATTGCTTTCCAGCGAAATGCTGCCTAGCAGCGTGTAGGACAAAGTGAAGAggaaataatgatatttcaaCAATGAACATGTCAGCTAACTTAGTTAGCACtaatatcacaaaataaaatactacaaaagaacaaaaaagaaataaataacggGTTAACAGCTCGGacgcaataaaaaattatagactTCAAGCTTGACTCCAAGTTGTAGGTAGATCCTAATGTTTGTCGCTTCTAATAAAGCAGAAAGAcaagtaaaatgaaaaagcCCTTTAGACGGCTCCGGGAAAAAATTTGTGCGATTGACTGGCGCTTATTATAATACCtaactaaatttttaaaacatcacACTGCAATTGTTAATACCTTAACGgtgaatataaaatctataacgATCCAAGTTTACACACCTCCTACTATATACACCAACTTGAACCTATAACCTTagataaacttatataaaaaattgtgcgCAAAATCTAAAACACAAAACTCAAATAACcgattttaagtaaatatatctatactattatatacctaGGTATGTcaatcttatataaaattgctcGTTATAGACACTTTAACCAATAATAAACTTACCTAccataaacaataatgttatattttaaaacgtaaacATAGTATTATCACctaatttaatgatatttatatttttccttatCAATGGAAGAACTGCTGATTGTCGTTTTTTGGGTTCTATTGTGATAGAACTCCTTTATACAATTACATAAcctacaaaaataaagaaaatggaaactgttatacaaaatatttgtgcTATGGCACTATTAcatgttgataatataattaatagtattataaaacttttacttatttttatatgataacagtattatatttttagtattacaATGGCGAATAACTAAGAAAGTTTAGTAATTTCAAAAAGTCAGTTTTTAAAGCCaggaaatttcaaattattcagATTTTCAAAACGGAACATTATTACGAAATTACAGTCTTTGGTTGCAAAATGTGGGGTTTTAACTACTACTTATTATCTGTTTATAAGaagaataatataacagaattaaatacaataaagagCGTAAAACGTAGAAAAATTTCAGACTTCCTAAGCACCcgtcatttttatataataattctgtaaaaaatctaaaatttaatCGCCACAATTGAGGCGTAACTggcctttatttattttgtatatttattgtctaATCCGCACaaccttaatattttaaacaattgaaacaATGAGCTCCAACAAACATTAGATATTAAATGCATAACAGTATCattggaaatataaaatgtatattaaaattccacTCCAAAAATAGATCGAGTTGTACAAACTAATTAACTCTGGATAACTAACTACCTAATAATTGcaagaatatttaaacaacTTAAGGCATTTTATAAAAGGCACTATGTATGTCTATAATAGTAAACttggaatttatatattacataaaccATTGTATCTTCTAAGCCTGCGCAGGATCAGGAGAAGAATGTGGTATTGAACCGTGAGGTGAGCCTGACCCCACAGCTTCCAATTTGATTCCAGAGGGAAGTGATGTATCGAGTCCATCAATTGGAAGTGGACCTGGTAATATGAAATACGTATTTGGCGGATAAACACAATCCTTGGGTACATAACAGTCGTGTGTTGTTTTCATGTGGTTCTTCATCTTATCTGGCCTGGAAAATTCTTTGCAGCAAACAGGACAAGGGAAGACTTTTCGCTGTTGACCCTCATGATAGAGGAATGCGTGTCTCTGGAatgaatacttatttttaaatgttttttgtatattttccttCGCACATTCTGTGCATTGATAAACGCCTTCGTTCACCGAAGCGTATCTGAATAGATTGAGGCCTCTAACCGACATTTCGGTAAGTTGCTCGGCGGGGTCGTTGGAAGCTGAATTAGCTCTTCTCCGTATCCGCCGCCGAACCGATGGTCTCTGAGACTGGTTGCCTTGTTGTACagtgttgttatttattgaatcgTTTTGATATTCATTGGAAGTTGACGCCGACTGTGTTGCTGGATTAACGCGAATTTTCCCTGGAACATCGTTGAATTGTGACTGGAGAAATATCGTGTCTTTGCTCTCAAATTCTGGCGTACCGCGTCctggaaaataaaaacaatttatgagGGAAAGAGCAAGGTGATTCGATAGTGACAAAAAATctgcaaaaaaaataacaacaatagcTTGTGAAATGTGCAAATAAGgggaattaaaaacaaaaaaaaaacaacaacaaataaaatatattaagatttatttgttcaatgagtaattaattacaccatgataaaataaaaaacaaaaaagtgaTTGAACTACTTCTTGAACGAGCTTGTCATATaccaaaaaaagaataatgtcTAGAAGACAATATTAGCACCAATgttttttgtaacattaaaCTGTAGACATAGATCACAAACTCGCTCTTCTGGAAGGaccttaaataaaacatatattcaactagaaacaaaaaattcagATGAACGTAATAAGAAAAtgcttaatttttctttaaattatatttagaatcgaacattaactatattttatactacaatAGAACGGATCGTAAGAGAACAAACatgtaaacattacaaaataatcatattatctaaataataaattaaaaaattatttaacaaaaagtaaagtttcactatgaataaaataggaCTCAAGGATTTGCATTTGGAACTGTTTCGGCAAGTTTtgtagtaggtacatattaatgttatttataaaggaCTAACGTCAGCTTAGCTATAAGATCACAAAAGGTGggtcataatatattgaaggGCGTGTACAATCGCAATTAAGCTTAAAATGATGTAGCTGCCtttgagttttaattataaaaaaaagttaatgtcatagaataaaataacacataaggcATAAATGAAACTAATTGTCCATGGATTTAAAAGGTACAAGCAACAATTTGTACTGAACCAAAAATACTTTGTTCTCGCATAGCGTAAATTTGAGCAACATTGAAagcattttaaacataaaacctAGCTCTAACCACACCATCTACAAAACGTGAGAGAAGTATCAATTTAATGATAGCATTACCTACCTGATCAGTCCTCTCTTCGTGACTACTATTTTTCTACAGAATAGAAAATTCACTCCTTTTCTTTAACACAatgtaaaactataatatattataaataacttaatctAATCTTTACTAATAACCCGTGTTGTTACTTtgctactattatatatttatttattataaaaaaatgaattatttgttaatagcATCGTTGCTGATATCACCAGTTAGATACACTTACACAGAGGTTAAGCCGTGGTGTCGCTGATTTACGATTTATAATAACCAATACGATAGCGACAATCAACAGTAgcaaatcttttaaaaaacaataaacagtaTAGGTACATAGATAAGAcagtgaatataatataagtacttaaacttcacaaagaaaaaaatcaacatcGAATAAGAATGAACcacgttataaataaagaggtattaaacaaatattaacgaagaaaataaaatcaaaaaataacattaagtaaaaattaactCTCTTTTGatgtaacttttatttttttaaagattctaaaaatagtaattaacatattattgtatacgattgtattttgttttattaaNNNNNNNNNNNNNNNNNNNNNNNNNNNNNNNNNNNNNNNNNNNNNNNNNNNNNNNNNNNNNNNNNNNNNNNNNNNNNNNNNNNNNNNNNNNNNNNNNNNNNNNNNNNNNNNNNNNNNNNNNNNNNNNNNNNNNNNNNNNNNNNNNNNNNNNNNNNNNNNNNNNNNNNNNNNNNNNNNNNNNNNNNNNNNNNNNNNNNNNNNNNNNNNNNNNNNNNNNNNNNNNNNNNNNNNNNNNNNNNNNNNNNNNNNNNNNNNNNNNNNNNNNNNNNNNNNNNNNNNNNNNNNNNNNNNNNNNNNNNNNNNNNNNNNNNNNNNNNNNNNNNNNNNNNNNNNNNNNNNNNNNNNNNNNNNNNNNNNNNNNNNNNNNNNNNNNNNNNNNNNNNNNNNNNNNNNNNNNNNNNNNNNNNNNNNNNNNNNNNNNNNNNNNNNNNNNNNNNNNNNNNNNNNNNNNNNNNNNNNNNNNNNNNNNNNNNNNNNNNNNNNNNNNNNNNNNNNNNNNNNNNNNNNNNNNNNNNNNNNNNNNNNNNNNNNNNNNNNNNNNNNNNNNNNNNNNNNNNNNNNNNNNNNNNNNNNNNNNNNNNNNNNNNNNNNNNNNNNNNNNNNNNNNNNNNNNNNNNNNNNNNNNNNNNNNNNNNNNNNNNNNNNNNNNNNNNNNNNNNNNNNNNNNNNNNNNNNNNNNNNNNNNNNNNNNNNNNNNNNNNNNNNNNNNNNNNNNNNNNNNNNNNNNNNNNNNNNNNNNNNNNNNNNNNNNNNNNNNNNNNNNNNNNNNNNNNNNNNNNNNNNNNNNNNNNNNNNNNNNNNNNNNNNNNNNNNNNNNNNNNNNNNNNNNNNNNNNNNNNNNNNNNNNNNNNNNNNNNNNNNNNNNNNNNNNNNNNNNNNNNNNNNNNNNNNNNNNNNNNNNNNNNNNNNNNNNNNNNNNNNNNNNNNNNNNNNNNNNNNNNNNNNNNNNNNNNNNNNNNNNNNNNNNNNNNNNNNNNNNNNNNNNNNNNNNNNNNNNNNNTTAATTTAAAcccatacattttaaatctattatattttaaagagaggtgtaaatataaatattttattacatttccgtattgaaaagttttaacaaaacattgtgATCGTCTGTTcccgaatttataataagtcatttatacaatactacTTTATTTTCACGTTATTGTTCCTTATTAGGCGTGCCTGCGCACGATGTCatacttttgaaatatatgcgtattatatatattcatttatataaataaaacatgtg is a genomic window containing:
- the LOC119830362 gene encoding protein abrupt-like isoform X1; its protein translation is MATQRFCLRWNNHQSNMLSVFDQLLHAETFTDVTLAVDGQLLKAHKMVLSACSPYFQALFVNHQEKHPIVILKDVPYSDMKSLLDFMYRGEVSVDQERLTAFLKVAESLRIKGLTEVNEEKCDIPALTNSLIQQQQTNNSAHTPPPQLHRIHPYMHQKRPASGIPSGGAPPNLLMPLLGNALMQPKRKRGRPRKLSGSSSDALNTAASPPGEFIPESASHASSNRAGDQLIRGSPEMLEVKMSMDGFNPEDGTTSGGEDGGEALMIDEGDDAQSNEAPNSGKDSESAAYQTTYYDDVDSNFPVITLEVLSTNTDHNYSTNYGQEYNEHHSHEMEIMDSENHETGVHFLSEQISNECDKTEFGESNEDVANSTPTVRSDLLEYMIRSDGKVVCKLCGEVLQSRTHWYRHKYKIHSVNALNPSPLFQCEQCRVYFKSRKGYIGHIASRHSDVISDPSSVATNTKVESIPSRTTIAEPSPDIKDETDPEMSIPKTSVPNYQTATHSTKLTTNKNTENKKTYRCQTKGDNSVRTASEWEEKRIREEKLVADIIARVRKECESQGNGPARRGYSRRTTVMHS